The Deltaproteobacteria bacterium genomic sequence ATCAAGGTCATTGAGATCGAGGGCCCCGCCCATCGTCACTCCGATATTTGTGTGTATGTTTAAGTTCGTATCAAGTCTATCAAGCTACCAATCTCTGTCAACTTACTCAATTTATATTGTTATAGATGCTCAAGAGCAATGCCCGCAGGCGGATTAAGCACAAAAGCTTCAGCTTCTATGGCAAAATTTACCTCAATATCACGAAAAACTGCGATAAACTCGATCTTTGCGCTGGGAACCTTAACCTGCAAAATCTGTGGTAATCCATTTTTATCATAATTTTTAAAATTCACCTGTGAAATAAGTTGCCCTGCAAAAAAATCCTTTGCTTGTTTTAGCTGCTTTGTTTGGGGATCTATTTCTACTTCACGATCGTGAGAATTTTCTTGCCAACGTAAAATAAACACCCCTTTTTTTTCTTGATAAAGCAATTTGGCGGTTTCAGGTATGTCTATCTCGCCAAAAAGTAATTTGTTCCAACTTTCTGCATTTAATTGTAGAGGAGCAAAAGGTAATAAACGATCAAGATTTTTCACATTTGCAGGCCCATAAATAAACTTTGAGTTCTTAACATCTAACGCCTGTAATTCAATACCATTGGTAGCAAATGCTGAAATTACTCCACCATGTGGTCCCATCATTTCACAGCGCATACTGGCGGGGCGCTTTATTGCAATAGTACCAGTCGTACGTACTCGTCCTTCAGGACCAAAATAGGTAATACGAATTTCAGCAACATAACTTGACCATTTAACTTTATGAGAATCTATCT encodes the following:
- a CDS encoding DUF4292 domain-containing protein; this translates as MNRAQHRSIYVNLVFVLFVEACAHQVALSEQFTVKSTTEFLAQIDSHKVKWSSYVAEIRITYFGPEGRVRTTGTIAIKRPASMRCEMMGPHGGVISAFATNGIELQALDVKNSKFIYGPANVKNLDRLLPFAPLQLNAESWNKLLFGEIDIPETAKLLYQEKKGVFILRWQENSHDREVEIDPQTKQLKQAKDFFAGQLISQVNFKNYDKNGLPQILQVKVPSAKIEFIAVFRDIEVNFAIEAEAFVLNPPAGIALEHL